In a single window of the Prinia subflava isolate CZ2003 ecotype Zambia chromosome 3, Cam_Psub_1.2, whole genome shotgun sequence genome:
- the CLDN34 gene encoding claudin-34, whose protein sequence is MNSLVSTSHLQLAAFPLGTVGWILCTISTGSVEWRVWHVDNTTIISSGIAWVGIWKVCFISYHHVSPGYREQFCHKFSGYDSFIPHEIYAAQGLLLIAMFMGLLGLAATIFALRNVYMGITHKTLIAPFFLLGGVFYVFAALCVLIPVSWNFYSVTHNQSIAFPPSYYMPSSPVAQEAGAAIPVGIVAVILLLLSGTFSLSYRFPMTTNTTTKS, encoded by the coding sequence ATGAACTCCCTGGTCAGCACCTCACACCTCCAGCTGGCTGCCTTTCCTCTGGGCACGGTAGGCTGGATCCTGTGCACCATTTCAACGGGAAGTGTGGAATGGCGAGTGTGGCATGTGGACAACACTACTATCATCTCCTCTGGCATTGCCTGGGTGGGGATTTGGAAAGTCTGCTTCATCAGTTATCATCATGTCTCACCTGGCTATAGAGAACAGTTTTGCCATAAGTTCAGTGGCTATGACTCCTTCATCCCCCATGAAATTTATGCTGCTCAGGGTCTCCTGTTGATCGCCATGTTCATGGGCTTGCTGGGACTGGCTGCTACAATATTTGCTCTGAGAAATGTGTACATGGGAATCACTCACAAAACTCTCATTGCCCCGTTCTTCCTGCTGGGTGGCGTCTTCTACGtatttgctgctctgtgtgtcctGATTCCCGTGAGCTGGAATTTCTATTCCGTAACTCACAACCAGAGCAtagcttttcctccttcttaCTACATGCCCTCCAGTCCAGTGGCACAGGAAGCCGGTGCTGCCATTCCTGTTGGGATTGTGGCTGtcatcctcctgctgctgagtgGGACATTTTCTCTCTCATACAGATTTCCCATGACCACAAACACTACCACGAAATCCTGA